The segment TTATAGACCTATTAGCGCTTCTGCTTTTATGTTATAATCTGTTATGGGACAATTATGATTAAACTCATTTACAGTTCTTTGAAATGATTGTAATACTTTGTAATGGTcttacttaaaaaataattgatgtGTCTGGCATAGGGAGTTAACAACTAGAAAAATTTAGGTCAATGAGGAACTCTTCAGTGTAAAATAGTTACATTTCAAAACGAGACCTTGGTATTACGTGTCATAAGGTCTTTAAaatttcttatttgatttgtgttttatatttctttttttacaattaattgaTCAATAAAATGTGAAAGTAATGGACAAATCAAGAGTTGGTATTCTCACTTTCTACGAAAGTCTAACGTTAGTCCAACGAATGTGGAGTGATGTACTGTACATTCAATCCAGGCCTAAAACAGTATCAAGCTAAAACTAATGTAGTCCTTACAAAGGAGACAACTCTGATTCAATCAAATAATAATCACTCTTAACCTTTCCAATGTTTTAAAGTGAGCTTTTCCAAGATTTCCAATTCAGTAAATACAACATTTAAAGTAAGATACAGCATTGATAAAGAGACTTTATATGCAATTTAATAAACGATATAAGTCGAACAGATTTACTTAGATATTAGAGAGCTCATtaatttcatattatttttttaagatacGACCAAATAAGTTtccaaaaaataatgtattatgcCTACACAAAGACGTATACTTTAAAAGTCTACAACAATATACAATATACTGACTTTATATTGACCCTAACCCATTTCATATTTTCTATTGTACGTTTTCGATAATGCTATTTTGTTCTGcaaagttttaaatatgtataatataaGCCACCTAGTTGAACATGAAAAACTTTTACAAGATAATTCTAGATCAGATAAGATAACAGCAGATGTGGACACATGGACTATAATTATCTTGTTGAATAATGTCTGCGTATCATCTCTGATTGGACTGGCCGGAATTGTGGGTAACATCTTCAACGTGATCGTCTTTGCTCACCAAGGGCTAAAGAGTTCCATCAACATCTGCCTCTTCTCCATGGCCATCTCTGACACAGTAACGGTCCTCATTCTGGAATGGGCAAACGTCTGTTTTAACCCATTCATCGACAATTTGCGAGCCCCGGTCATTTTCAGTGACCTGTATTACGTGTCCGCCGCCTGGTTGGCAGGGAGCACCTATCGCATCACGCTGTATCTAACAGTCTATATCACGGCTGAGAGATGCCTGTGTATATTGTTTCCGCTGAAGATTAAAACGCTAGTTACGCCTAGGAAGACAAAGTTTGTTGTTGTGATGATTAATGTCGCCAATTTAATCACGCTCATTCCGGAGTATTCCACTGTCTACTTGTCTTGGCGGTTTAACGAGGCGAGGAATGAAACAGTTTTGGGGTTGGCCGCTCGAAGCAACAGGGCCGAGACGCAGCCCATAACTTTCCTGACACACGTCGTTCTTGTGGTGGTTGGCTTCCTCAGTGTCGTCGTTTTAACCTTTGTCCTGGTGGTTCACCTACGTCGCCAAACACAGTGGCGTATCCAAAGCAGCGGGGACAGGAAGCAACGGGCCGCATACTCGTTACGTGAGCGGAGGTCTGAGGTATTAGTCGTGATGGTGGCGGCCTCGGTGGTCATCTCCTACATCCCACTGACCTGCGTTTCGTTGGTCACTGTCTTTATGCCAGAATTTTCTATCGGTGGACAACTGTCTGacatttttgtcaaaatttGGATCACGATTTATATCTTTGGCATGACGAACGCAAGCTCCAATATAATCATATACTACAGAATGAATTCCAAATTTAAACGCACATTTCAAGAACTTATTTGTTCCGTAAAACAGTCAAAaatatgatttttgttttttaaatgactgAAGTGAATAACAATTTGTAAGTGCTTTCAACACAAGCTGTTTACCTAATGTGTACTTCTATATATTTTGTCCTTATAAGAGTTTAAATGCGTTTACTAGGTGAGAGTATTCTAGAGATTCGAACAGCAATGGCTAGCAAAAGCAGGtggagtgagtgagagagagagagagcagagcAGAGGCTGCCTTAAGGGATGGCGAGTGGGGCAAATGCCCCAGGCCCAGCGCATAAAGGGGTCCCTGCTATAAAGAGAATATTGTGTCACTGTCAGACAATTGTACTAATGTTCGTGGCCTTGATATGACACTCACCCAGTGCCTTCCCGCgctggaaagagagagagggagagagagagtgagagagggagagagacggaAGTACAGTGATGAATgtatacaaatacattttttattctgattgaCTCAATATTTGTTGTGactaatttttgttgttgtttttgttgttgttttttttgtagttgttgtGTTGTGATTCTTGTTATTGTTGCTGTTACTTTGGTTAttgctgttgctgttgtttttgttgttgtatttgttGCTGTGGTTCCTCTTGTTGGTGTAGTTGtttctgttgctgttgttgctgttgttcttgctgatgttgttgttgctactgctgttgttgttgcttttgttattgtttttcgCTTTTGTTGTTGTGGTTCTTGTTGCCGAAGTTGTTGCTGTTGCTGTATTTGTTGCTGttatttgtgttgttgttgttattactattattgttgctgttattgttgttgttattgctgCTGCTCTTGTTGTTGAGTATACTGAACATATTTCTCCCGTTTAACCTTCACATCAACGCCAGATACGTTTTCAGATGTAATCAGGTTAATTCAACATTATGTATAGCAGTGATCTTCAAAGGAGgcgtaagacaaatttccttacggataataaagattattattattattattattattattattattatttcgtaaattgggggggggggagggggggagcgCTGGGAGCCAAAGGGACGGCAGGGTGAGCTGGGCACAatgggggcggtaggggcggcGCTGGGCATATAAGTGGGGCGTGAAGATGAAAGAAGGAACTAGATGTTCACACTGAAACGAAGCCTGACAAACTAAATAAACACACATTTGAGTGAGCtcgcttctaatttaagaacagaaacaactgCAGAAATTGAGTTCGGAAATTCCccttttttctaaatttatatgCATACTCTGTTGCTGTAATTGGTGTATATTGTGAGTTGACATGCCAGTTGTACCAATTACTTTAAAGTAGGAAATATTTCAagtcattgtttgtttttgaaacagATGCATTCGTTACTAGGCTTATTATTTACACTATAGTCAGACTGGTGGAGTCATCTATTAACAGACTAATGGCGTCAAGTATAGACAGACTAATGGCGTCAAGTATAGACAGACTAATGGCGTCAACTATAGACAGACTCAAGGCGTCATCTATTAACAGACTAATGGCGTCAACTATAGACAGACTCAAGGCGTCATCTATTAACAGACTAATGGCGTCAACTATAGACAGACTCAAGGCGTCAACTATAGACAGTCTCATGGCGTCAACTATAAACAGACTCGTGGCATCAAATATAGACACACTCGTGACGTCATCTATTAACAGACTAATGGCGTCAACTATAGACAGACTCAAGGCATCAACTATAGACAGACTCAAGGCGTCAACTATAGACAGACTCAAGGCGTCAACTATAGACAGACTCAAGGCATCAACTATAGACAGACTCATGGCATCAACTATAGACAGACTCAAGGCGTCAACTATAGACAGACTCAAGGCATCAACTATAGACAGACTCATGGCATCAACTATAGACAGACTCAAGACGTCAACTATAGACAGACTCAAGACGTCAACTATAGACAGACTCAAGACGTCAACTATAGACAGACTCAAGGCATCAACTATAGACAGACTCAAAGCATCAACTATAGACAGACTCAAGACGTCAACTATAGACAGACTCATGGCATTAAATACAGACGGACTCGTGACGTCATCTATTAACAGACTAATAGCGTCAACTATAGACAGACTCAAGGCATCAACTATAGACAGACTCAAGGCGTCAACTATAGACAGACTCAAGGCATCAACTATAGACAGACTCAAGGCGTCAACTATAGACAGACTCAAGGCATCAACTATAGACAGACTCAAGGCGTCAACTATAGACAGACTAATAGCGTCAACTATAGACAGACTCAAGGCATCAACTATAGACAGACTCAAGGCGTCAACTATAGACAGACTCATGGCGTCAACTATAGACAGACTCAAGGCGTCAACTATAGACAGACTCAAGGCATCAACTATAGACAGACTCAAGGCGTCAACTATAGACAGACTCAAGGCATCAACTATAGACAGACTCAAGGCGTCAACTATAGACAGACTAATAGCGTCAACTATAGACAGACTCAAGGCATCAACTATAGACAGACTCAAGGCGTCAACTATAGACAGACTCAAGGCATCAACTATAGACAGACTCAAGGCGTCAACTATAGACAGACTAATAGCGTCAACTATAGACAGACTCAAGGCGTCAACTATAGACAGACTCAAGACGTCAACTATAGACAGAGTAATGGCGTCATCTATTATCAGACTCAAAGCGTCAACTATAGACAGACTCAAGGCATCAACTATAGACAGACTCAAGGCGTCATCTATAGACAGACTAAAGGCATCATGTATAGACAGACTCAAGGCATCTACTATAGACAGACTCAAGGCGTCAACTATAGACAGACTCAAGGCGTCAACTATAGACAGACTCATGGCGTCAACTCTAGACAGGCacaattagtaggcctacatcattAAGAACCTTATCTTTACACGATATGTAAAgtccataatatatatatcgaGAGAGTATCGTTAGAGATCCCACCATATTAGGAATAACACTAAAGACAATATCATATATCACATTATAGACCACAGCATATTTAGCGAAACATTAGAAACACAACATAGATAAGAGTAACTTTAGAAACCACATGATATGTAGAGTAACTTTAGAACAGCATATAGTCATAAACTGAGTCACACAACAACATTAGCTTTGAACAGTTATCTTTATCTGTGTGCATTCTACCTAGAACTAACTTGAAAAACACAAAAGCTTGAGTTACCTTCTGGTTTGTAAATGTCTAGACTCTATTGCGATTCCACTAGAAGAAAGGTAATCCTCAGCTTATCGTTTTGTAACCTGCGGCTTTATCTTGGTAGCATGTTCCTATCACGGTGTCAATGAAGTGATGTCTACAGACATTCAATGTTCCAGTGAATTCTAATCGGTCCGCATTTCTCAAGTTCTAGCTGGCTATTTTTTCTTCTTGGTTTCCTAATCTACCCTGGTCTACCTTGGTTCCTTTATCTACCTTGGTTCCTTTATCTGCCTTGGTTCCTTTATCTACCTTGGTTCCTTTATCTGCCTTGGTTCCTTTATCTGCCTTGGTTCCTTTATCTACCTTGGTTCCTTTATCTGCCTTGGTTCCTTTATCTGCCTTGGTTCCTTTATCTACCTTGGTTCCTTTATCTGCCTTGGTTCCTTTATCTACCTTGGTTCCTTTATCTACGTTGGTTCCTTTATCTGCCTTGGTTCCTTTATCTACCTTGGTTCCTTTATCTACCTTGGTTTCTTTATCTGCCTTGGTTCCTTTATCTGCCTTGGTTCCTTTATCTGCCTTGGTTCCTTTATCTACCTTGGTTCCTTTATCTACCTTGGTTCCTTTATCTGCCTTGGTTCCTTTATCTACATTGGTTCCTTTATCTGCCTTGGTTCCTTTATCTGCCTTGGTTCCTTTATCTACCTTGGTTCCTTTATCTGCCTTGGTTCCTTTATCTACCTTGGTTCCTTTATCTACCTTGGTTCCTTTATCTGCCTTGGTTCCTTTATCTACCTTGGTTCCTTTATCTGCCTTGGTTCTTTATCTGCCTTGGTTCCTTTATCTACCTTGGTTCCTTTATCTGCCTTGGTTCCTTTATCTGCCTTGGTTCCTTTATCTGCCTTGGTTCCTTTATCTACCTTGGTTCCTTTATCTACCTTGGTTCCTTTATCTACCTTGGTCCCTTTATCTGCCTTGGTTCCTTTATCTGCCTTGGTTCCTTTATCTGCCTTGGTTCCTTTATCTACCTTGGTTCCTTTATCTACCTTGGTTCCTTTATCTGCCTTGGTTCCTTTATCTGCCTTGGTTCCTTTATCTGTCTTGGTTCCTTTATCTGTCTTGGTTCCTTTATCTGCCTTGGTTCCCTTATCTACCTTGGTTCCTTTATCTGCCTTGGTTCCTTTGTCTACCTTGGTTCCTTTATCTGCCTTGGTTCCTTTATTTGCCTTGGTTCCTTTATCTGCCTTGGTTCCTTTATCTGCCTTGGTTCCTTTATCTACCTTGGTTCCTTTATCGACCTTGGTTCCTTTATCTACCTTGGTTCCTTTATCTGCCTTGGTTCCTTTATCGACCTTGGTTCCTTTATCTACCTTGGTTCCTTTATCTACCTTGGTTCCTTTATCGACCTTGGTTCCTTTATCGACCTTGGTTCCTTTATCTACCTTGGTTCCTTTGTCTGCCTTGGTTCCTTTATCTGCCTTGGTTCCCTGATCCACACCATCCTAAAATTGGCTTATTTGTTTGACCACATCCCCAACATCAGTTTGAGCATAAAACTTatcttgaagatttggaaaaacaaagaaaccagATAATATCCTGACCGATCATTTATCCTCAAGACCGTAAAGACAAGATCGTCTGATAACTTAACTGTCCtcctgaagtaacgtctgtattttataagattcttcttcttcttctagtcagctttttgctgctgagctgtcagcgtTTTTGTTGTTCAACACtgctgtacagggtgttggttatgttgggctggagtggtagtagggtctgtctaaggtggattaggaaggggtaTTCagagaggatatggtttacggtttcattagggtgggcgcagtgtctacaaatgGGGAGCTGTGTGgggtttattttattgagatggtaatttaacagaggtgtgtgtcctgtccttagaTGGAAGATTGTAGGTTGCTCTTTGCGGgtgaggaagttaatactgtccaataaagtccagtttgttaggcatagtcatttctctgtacatggctctgcctgtctTTCCTGTTGCTCATTGGTTAAggcactcctctttgtgattgttgattaacattgaccttagggtgaggtagttaacaagTCTATCTGGTTATTCCATAGACCGTAAAGACAAGATCGTCTGGTAACCTAACTGTCctcttgaagtaacgtctgtattttataagataagtagagAGAGGAGATAGTTACACTAGACAGATACATTAGTTTCAATTCAAGAATAACTTGTTTGGACTAAACCTGACTATTCCATATACCACTCGGTAGTGAATGATAACTTATTTCATTTGGGtttctttaaaaagttgtattatAATTTCCTTGTTAGTAGTAGATCATACTTCCGGTACGCTGCACTGCAGGCGTCCTCATTATATTGGACTCTTCTCTTCTGTTAATATTCTATGTGATCTGTTTATTCCTAATGTTTGATTAGATGTGCTCTGTGAGAGtgcaccttcacctatcccttagtctgttggtccattggggcaccacacaagaactgtcaaccgtctttttccattcctctctgtctttagccttggatagaacctctttcaatggcaggcccgtccattcttttatgttgtcttcccatcgctatCTTTGCCTGCCTCTTCTTcctttcctggtactgttccctgaaggaagatatTTGCCAGCCTtgaagaccttgtgatatggccttAAAGGTTAACTTCGCGTTTTGTTACAGTAGTgagcaggtcatcgtggaatCCAATCAATGTATTAATCCAGTTTCTAATCTCTAAGCCAATTAATACAgcaattacacacaaaaatcttCATTGATCTTAGTTTCAGCCTTGAATAGGGCCggtcttagataattggaggcccttgaCGAAGTGAATTCGGTAGCCCGTCGTTTTCTCTGTTTGCCTCTTCTACTTTTTCCTGTGAGACTTATTCTAATACAAATGTGGATTTTACTTTGTTTGGAAACGTCTATTTCTGAGTTGGCAGCATGAAGGACACACCTTGGAACTTGATGACGAACTTTAACTCTACCAATCCTGGGTTCAAAACATAAGAAAAGGGGACGTAGAGGAAAAATACGAGTGAGGTGTGAGGTGTAGAAGAAGACAGAGGGGCATTCACTCACACATCACAGCAGGTAAAGTCCTTACACAAAAAGACAGAAGAGTTAGAAGGTTGTTTTTAACACCTGTATTAATATCGAGTGAGCTCATGAATGTGTTTCACTGAAATCTGTCTGAATGGTAACAATTCCCTGCTCTTCAGTTGATCGAGATAAGATTTACGTTCTTAGATCAGTCAGAACAAGATGCGAAGTCAAATGAAGAAATTGTAGTTTATATAAACAAAGAATATTGTAACGCTAAGAATGCAACTATCCGGAAGAACATTCGTGACCCAGATATTGAACTGTGTCACACTTAGGCattactactactagtactactactagataaTTCACACAGGTGTGTGTTGTTTACATACCACCGACGGCTGACACACCAATTTCGTAATTTTTGATGTGCTTCACAATGTATAATCAAAACTCCCAGACTGTATCAAAACATCAAGACTCTGTATTGCAACAGCCTCAATGGTCACgtgttcataccctgcccgctcccatcccccgtcgtcctgcgggaggtttggactaggaactagattatcttcaactcagaaGAAGCATCCGAAAGGTGGACATCATTTTAttgttcaataaaaaaaaaaaatctgctaatATAGGCAATAATTTGTGGGCAAGGCAACGTGTTGCCCAAACCGTTGCACCGCTTGCCCGGTCTTATAacaaaacgtctgtattatataagataagataagattaactAAACGTATAACGTCACCACATTTAAATACACATTCTCAAATGTCTCTGCCAAAGTCGGACACATCTTAGAAGGCAACCGCATCCCGCTCTATTTTAAGTACGTTGGTTCGTGGCGAAGTGGAAGACTTACGTCCATCAAGACTTACGTCCATCAAGACTTAGGTCCATCAAGACTTACGTCCATCAAGACTTACGTCCATCAAGACATACGTCCATCAAGACGTACGTCCATCAAGACTTACGTCCATCAAGACTTATGTCCATCAAGACATACGTCCATCAAGACTTACGTCCATCAAGACTTACGTCCATCAAGACATACGTCCATCAAGACTTAGGTCCATCAAGACTTACGTCCATCAAGACATACGTCCATCAAGACTTACGTCCATCAAGACTTAGGTCCATCAAGACTTAGGTCCATCAAGACTTACGTGCATCAAGACTTACGTCCATCAAGACTTACGTCCATCAAGACATACGTCCATCAAGACATACATCCGTCAAGACTTACGTCCATCAAGACATACGTCCATCAAGACTTAGGTCCATCAAGACTTACGTCCATCAAGACATACGTCCATCAAGACTTACGTCCGTCAAGACTTACGTCTATCAAGACTTACGTCTATCAAGACTTACGTCCATCAAGACTAGAACCGATAAgggtaaaaagaaaacaattaatttGTTCTTGACTTTGTCAGACTATCAGCACTGCTCGTTAACCAGGGAACCTGGACGTTGTATCCTtcacaagataagataagataagataatttttattgatccaatctaatggaaattcagtttgactgcaTCATCACAATATTATTGACTGAAACAAAGGAGTAGTCATTGAATAGTCATGGCTGTTGACACAGCACCATCGCAGCTCAGACTTACCGGTGTTAATCTAGTTTCAACGAAAATACAATGCAATTAGAACGCTTGCTTAAAATTCAAATAGTCAaggatttaaaaacaatgaattctaggttgcctggtcgtgcggtttgcgtgctggactgtcgttcagaattatcgatggtcccgggttcaaaccctgtccgctcccattcccccgtcgtcctgcgggaggtaattaattattttgtttggtatctcgcacaagggaaagaacttttACTTGACTGATACGGTGGTTTAAgttgtttgtagaaagaaaagttcTCTATAACCATAATACCTTTATTCGTTAGCAGCTCCCTGGAACAGTGGTTACCGTATTGGCTCGAGGAGGCCATAGCACTCAAGTTCGATTTAAGGTCActcactttttaaattttttaaaaaataattacattttttaaaagcggTCACTCAGATAccaccttctttctcccccctgaCCCATTcctactggtctagacaagtaataagatcatagcgtattgagaaatctaaaagcatgaaatggcgctaaacaaaaaaaaatttataaaaacatttctaatcgCTCACATTTCTTagagataatctagatctattacaaacttacTCCCAGTACCAATCCGTACTAATTGATGTAACTAGTAACTAcacataatataagctttttttaaaaagtttttttttactattttacttgTTAATGTTTATAGTTTTGTATGCAAGAAAATTTTATTCACTGACACATATTTTATACTTTTGAGACAATCTTAAACTTTCCATGCAACAATGTAGGAATAACTTGGCATCTTTCTGAACAGTTCAGTACAATGGACTGCCAGGATAAGGATTTAAAGTTTTCTTCATGCCATATTTGAGTTATGTTTCTTTATCCTTGTTACGTGCCcttattaatagaaatattttcgtaaataatttattttgtttcacttttttaGCCAATTCATTCGcctttagaataaaataaaatatgttatatcttaaaataaaaagttgggTTAGTTCTATTAACCCTACCACCCCGCAAATTTTGTTCGACAGCGAAAGCTCTATTTATTTTTGGATCAAAATTGTATGCACTGAAAGATTTAATGTCCATTTATCGTCCATGACTACATTTTCGCCTGGATAAAAGCGCAGACCTAATTGTGTAGCTAGGATGTCACCTATGTGGACAAATGCTCCATCATGTGCTCTGCTATTCCTGTGTTTTCTCTATGTTCTTCCAATTCCAATACGGGGAGTGGACGAGGCTTTAATGGAAGCATATCTGACATAGCCTTCTGAATGCTGCTACTCGTTGGCTGGGCAGGTTTGAGTGTGGCTACTGTTGAGCAAATAAATTTCCACAGAGGAAGCATAACATCTACTGGTCATTTTTCAAGAGATGGCTCCAATGTCGCAAAAAATGTAGATCCATTTGAATGTCTAGCTCCAGAATTCTAGACCTATGTTAGATCCAATATCATCCTATGCTAGTATACATCCAAATCTATCTAGCGTCTTTCTTTAgataaaattaaatcatttttgttatcttttcaaagtaatctgtctatctgttattaaatttttaataaaatatttaatttaaaaaatttatgaacaaaaaaatctggTTGTAGAGTGAAGAAATAAATTAAAGCCTGTCTTAAGAAACAAAATTGTAGGCCCTATGACTTTTTTAACgtttaatatttttgaaataacaCGTTTTGACTGAATGTGAACAAAAATTGTGGGATATTGGGTGTTTGAACAGAAAAGcaatattctttttttcatgCCTT is part of the Biomphalaria glabrata chromosome 2, xgBioGlab47.1, whole genome shotgun sequence genome and harbors:
- the LOC129924840 gene encoding collagen alpha-2(V) chain-like encodes the protein MSNRKDRQSHGTKADKGTKADKGTKVDKGTKVDKGTKVDKGTKVDKGTKVDKGTKVDKGTKADKGTKVDKGTKVDKGTKVDKGTKADKGTKADKGTKANKGTKADKGTKVDKGTKADKGTKVDKGTKADKGTKTDKGTKTDKGTKADKGTKADKGTKVDKGTKVDKGTKADKGTKADKGTKADKGTKVDKGTKVDKGTKVDKGTKADKGTKADKGTKADKGTKVDKGTKADKGTKVDKGTKADKGTKADKGTNVDKGTKADKGTKVDKGTKVDKGTKADKGTKADKGTKADKETKVDKGTKVDKGTKADKGTNVDKGTKVDKGTKADKGTKVDKGTKADKGTKADKGTKVDKGTKADKGTKADKGTKVDKGTKADKGTKVDKGTKVDQGRLGNQEEKIAS